In Vibrio japonicus, one DNA window encodes the following:
- a CDS encoding ABC transporter ATP-binding protein, translating to MLQLKDLCKGYLDGGEFHPVLQGAELTLKQGEQVALMGESGSGKSTLLNLIAGLDTVDSGEVGFPNFAMSQVPQSKRTAYRRNNIGLVFQQFNLLPTLNIADNIRFCRQLKGLPEDQGLWRQILSALDLMPLLGRYPEEVSGGQQQRAAIARALYMEPKILLADEPTGSLDERNAEAVMRLLTTLSRQLDCTLLLVTHSQRVAEHMERKIRLQGGQLHVMARS from the coding sequence ATGCTTCAACTGAAAGACCTTTGTAAAGGCTACTTAGATGGCGGAGAGTTCCACCCAGTTTTACAAGGTGCTGAGTTGACGTTAAAGCAAGGTGAGCAAGTCGCTCTCATGGGAGAAAGTGGCTCGGGTAAGAGTACTTTGCTTAATTTGATAGCAGGGCTAGATACTGTAGATTCCGGAGAAGTCGGCTTTCCTAACTTCGCAATGAGCCAAGTACCTCAAAGCAAACGTACCGCGTATCGTCGCAACAACATTGGTTTGGTTTTTCAGCAATTCAATTTACTCCCAACTCTCAATATTGCCGATAACATCCGATTTTGTCGTCAGTTAAAAGGCTTGCCTGAAGATCAGGGATTGTGGCGACAAATTTTGTCTGCATTGGATTTGATGCCGCTGTTGGGCCGTTACCCTGAAGAAGTGTCTGGTGGTCAGCAACAACGTGCGGCAATTGCTCGTGCTCTTTACATGGAACCAAAGATTCTGCTTGCAGATGAACCGACCGGAAGTTTGGATGAGCGAAATGCGGAAGCAGTGATGAGATTGTTAACGACGCTTTCCAGACAACTAGACTGCACACTGTTATTAGTCACACACAGCCAGCGTGTTGCAGAGCACATGGAACGCAAGATTCGTCTCCAAGGAGGGCAGCTACATGTTATGGCCCGTAGTTAA
- a CDS encoding DUF2913 family protein, giving the protein MSEYTIEIQKLVNAALEELAAEHKSGKQVNAPVANNHYLVRWVTRALKSQRFPRCVGEDLTRWQKAGRSKGNDAGLMFTFERISKFYGEFFPADKEDRVIKDSDVEAFLDLMELEGWEVSTSEELVDCGKVQIFTEGQNSLALCANQCESCFDGEELVKPMSWFVRGHHAQFIEKASAAGFMVHKVTDYKSNVKYHGEYLVYPCNRGQHLAEIPLSFQI; this is encoded by the coding sequence ATGTCTGAATACACAATAGAAATACAAAAGCTCGTTAATGCTGCTTTAGAAGAACTCGCAGCAGAACACAAATCTGGTAAGCAAGTAAATGCGCCAGTCGCGAATAATCACTACTTGGTTCGTTGGGTAACACGAGCTTTAAAATCTCAGCGATTTCCTCGCTGTGTCGGTGAGGATTTGACTCGCTGGCAAAAAGCAGGACGTTCAAAAGGGAATGATGCAGGGCTAATGTTTACGTTTGAGCGTATTAGCAAGTTCTATGGCGAGTTTTTCCCTGCCGACAAAGAAGACCGTGTGATCAAAGATAGCGATGTCGAAGCGTTTCTTGATTTAATGGAACTAGAAGGCTGGGAAGTCTCGACATCAGAAGAACTCGTTGATTGCGGGAAGGTGCAGATTTTTACAGAAGGTCAAAACTCACTCGCGCTTTGTGCAAATCAGTGTGAAAGCTGTTTTGACGGCGAAGAGTTGGTCAAACCTATGAGTTGGTTTGTACGCGGGCATCATGCTCAATTCATCGAAAAAGCGTCAGCGGCTGGCTTTATGGTACACAAGGTGACCGATTACAAATCGAACGTGAAGTATCACGGTGAATACCTTGTTTATCCGTGCAACCGAGGTCAACACTTGGCGGAAATTCCGCTTAGCTTCCAGATCTAA
- a CDS encoding Bcr/CflA family multidrug efflux MFS transporter: MSSSAMEQAKAPQINFLLFLVLGAIGALTPLAIDMYLPAMPTIARDLGVAEGAVQITLTAYTAGFAIGQLIHGPLADSFGRRPVLILGVLFFGIASIVSATTTGIEALTWVRTAQGFAGAAAAVIIQAVVRDMFDREDFARAMSFVTLVITIAPLVAPMIGGHVAVWFGWRAIFWILAVFSIVVILLVLWKIPETLTADKKQPLRFRTTIRNYVRLCANPVAMGLILSGAFSFSGMFAFLTAGSFVYIDIYGVRPDQFGYLFGLNIVAMIIMTSINGRLVKKVGSHAMLRFGLTVQLIAGLGLFVTWLLDLGLWGTVPFVVMFIGTLSTIGSNSMGLLLSGYPTMAGTASSLAGTLRFGIGSIIGAVVAMLPGGATWPMITVMSACSVLSAAFYWKFGRKA; encoded by the coding sequence ATGTCTAGTTCTGCAATGGAGCAAGCGAAAGCCCCGCAAATCAATTTTCTTCTTTTTCTCGTTTTGGGTGCAATTGGTGCGTTAACACCTTTAGCCATCGATATGTATTTGCCAGCAATGCCGACTATTGCCCGTGATTTGGGCGTTGCTGAAGGCGCTGTGCAAATTACCTTAACAGCGTACACCGCTGGTTTTGCGATCGGGCAATTAATACATGGACCATTGGCAGACAGCTTTGGTCGTCGACCAGTGCTTATTCTGGGCGTTCTGTTTTTTGGCATTGCTTCAATTGTCAGTGCAACGACAACGGGGATAGAAGCCCTGACTTGGGTTCGTACCGCACAAGGTTTTGCGGGCGCTGCGGCTGCGGTCATCATCCAAGCGGTCGTAAGAGATATGTTTGACCGCGAAGACTTCGCACGCGCAATGTCTTTTGTGACGCTCGTTATTACCATTGCACCGCTTGTTGCGCCCATGATTGGCGGTCATGTTGCCGTCTGGTTTGGTTGGCGAGCTATTTTCTGGATTCTTGCCGTTTTTTCTATTGTGGTTATTTTGTTGGTTCTTTGGAAAATCCCAGAAACCTTGACCGCAGATAAAAAGCAGCCGCTTAGATTTCGCACGACGATACGTAATTACGTCCGATTGTGCGCAAACCCCGTTGCAATGGGATTAATTCTGTCGGGTGCGTTCTCGTTCTCGGGCATGTTCGCTTTTTTAACCGCGGGTTCGTTTGTCTATATTGATATTTATGGCGTGAGACCTGACCAATTTGGGTATCTGTTTGGCCTAAACATTGTCGCTATGATCATCATGACGAGTATCAATGGCCGATTGGTGAAAAAAGTCGGATCGCATGCGATGTTAAGATTTGGTCTAACTGTACAATTGATCGCCGGTCTGGGGTTGTTTGTTACTTGGCTTCTTGACCTTGGCCTGTGGGGAACGGTACCTTTCGTGGTTATGTTTATCGGAACCTTGTCAACAATAGGAAGCAACTCGATGGGATTGCTACTTAGTGGCTACCCAACGATGGCGGGCACAGCGTCATCATTAGCGGGGACGTTACGTTTCGGCATAGGTTCTATAATTGGTGCTGTGGTTGCCATGCTACCGGGTGGTGCAACTTGGCCAATGATTACGGTGATGTCGGCATGTTCCGTGTTGTCTGCCGCATTTTACTGGAAGTTTGGAAGAAAGGCGTAA
- a CDS encoding lipocalin-like domain-containing protein, whose protein sequence is MRKLNKRIVGISFLTVVCIIAALVYVIQRDEKTPTIATADINEVSSMLTSHADEVFEPVLPDVAVKLPQDFSFHDHFQHEWWHFFANVVDDNGEEYGVQWSYFRIAESDNAGSGWLNPQIYVSHVVVSNKHDVWKEQRIARGGIGQAGLVNKPFRVWIDNWYWRSLGATPFPGQLVASTDNFDIDLISSAIGPYVLPGEYGYQKKHDLLPVASYNLTAPFVRVKGTLKLGNDKSVRVEGNAWLSKEWGSGLMAEGQKGWDWFVLRLNDEATLSVSRYRQDKQLPYVFGTLSTNDGKVVPITSQELILKPLQPNHRIGGKEIPTQWLIQIPKHKISLTAQAINSDLFLPFVIPYWEGPIKAWGTHNATGFMQLTGY, encoded by the coding sequence ATGCGTAAGTTGAATAAGAGAATAGTTGGGATTTCGTTCCTGACAGTGGTGTGTATTATTGCTGCACTGGTGTATGTGATTCAACGTGATGAGAAGACGCCTACTATTGCAACGGCGGATATAAACGAAGTGAGCTCGATGCTGACGTCACACGCCGATGAAGTGTTCGAACCTGTGCTGCCTGATGTTGCTGTAAAATTGCCACAAGACTTTTCATTTCATGATCATTTTCAGCACGAATGGTGGCATTTTTTTGCAAATGTCGTGGACGACAATGGCGAAGAATATGGGGTGCAGTGGAGTTATTTCCGCATCGCAGAAAGTGACAACGCGGGCTCTGGCTGGTTGAATCCCCAAATCTATGTATCTCATGTTGTGGTTTCGAACAAACACGATGTCTGGAAAGAGCAACGTATAGCGCGTGGCGGTATCGGTCAAGCAGGTCTGGTGAACAAGCCGTTTCGTGTGTGGATTGATAACTGGTACTGGCGATCGCTGGGTGCGACGCCATTCCCAGGGCAGTTGGTAGCGTCGACAGACAACTTTGATATAGACCTGATTTCTTCAGCGATTGGCCCCTATGTTTTGCCCGGGGAGTATGGTTACCAGAAGAAGCATGATTTACTTCCTGTTGCCTCATACAATCTTACCGCCCCATTTGTTCGTGTGAAAGGGACGTTGAAGCTCGGAAACGACAAATCGGTTCGGGTAGAAGGGAATGCTTGGCTGAGTAAAGAGTGGGGAAGCGGTCTAATGGCTGAGGGGCAGAAAGGTTGGGATTGGTTCGTCTTAAGACTGAATGATGAAGCAACCTTGTCAGTGAGTCGTTACCGCCAAGATAAACAACTGCCTTATGTGTTTGGTACGCTGTCTACTAACGATGGTAAAGTTGTTCCTATTACCTCTCAGGAGCTGATACTTAAACCTTTACAGCCTAATCATCGAATAGGTGGAAAAGAGATCCCTACACAGTGGTTAATCCAAATTCCCAAGCACAAAATAAGTTTGACTGCACAAGCAATCAATTCTGATCTTTTTCTACCATTTGTCATTCCGTATTGGGAAGGCCCAATAAAAGCTTGGGGAACTCACAATGCGACAGGCTTTATGCAGTTAACAGGTTATTAA
- a CDS encoding FtsX-like permease family protein, giving the protein MLWPVVKALLGHYKRYPFQIVLVWLGLTLGVSLLVGVSSINDHALKSYENGEKLFSNPLPYRIRPKHATSKIPQGFYVQLRRDGFQHCAPFENLTIHTANGSDLTLVGIDPVAMLNFQPNVALHNEPSLKLMQPPFPILVSMDLANHMKWQDGDYLRLDNGSELGPIAIDKDQRLNGTRIVADFALLRMLERSSGLAYIACGNMPKEKLDKLKSILPAGMELSRSSRQELESLTQAFHINLNAMGMLAFLVGLFIFYQAMSLSLVQRQLIVGILRQMGVSGWQLMQALMLELLILVSLSWVCGNVFGLFLANQLMPAVSASLSDLYDANVGLEVHWSLSASIYSLVLALLGAVIACAWPLVRLLRAQPIRLSTRLSLVRFAGTEFAMQALIACALAVAGTAIYQAPKTQESGFAIIALMLLGVALFTPFLIWKVFNGLSYSLRWVKVRWFFADAAASMSYRGVATMGFMLAMAANIGIETMVGSFRDTTDKWLSQRLAADLYIYPNNSAAGRVNAWLTEQPEVEVVLWRWEKEVSTASGALQVVSTGESERELDSLTVKLGVPNYWYHMHHSKGVMVSESMALKLGIRPGDDISVPALGSGWQVVGVYYDYGNPYNQIMLSHRNWLYAYAGSGNVALGAVINEGVNPIGLKRRLESVFRIDSERIFDNNHIHQQALRVFDRTFSIADTLGNITLVIAVFGIFFATIAGEISRQKHISLLRCVGMSGKELILMGSLQLFVFGAISILIAIPLGLVLATLVVDIIIKQSFGWTLELQLIPFEYLQTITLAMISLMLAGAIPVYRMVRNTPMKSLRDSL; this is encoded by the coding sequence ATGTTATGGCCCGTAGTTAAAGCGCTACTCGGTCATTACAAGCGTTACCCTTTTCAAATTGTCTTAGTGTGGCTTGGCTTGACTCTTGGCGTCTCATTACTTGTTGGCGTCAGCTCTATCAATGATCATGCCCTTAAAAGTTATGAGAATGGTGAAAAGCTATTTTCTAATCCTCTCCCATACCGTATCCGACCAAAACACGCGACGAGCAAAATTCCACAGGGCTTTTACGTTCAGTTGCGCCGAGATGGCTTCCAACATTGTGCGCCGTTCGAAAACTTAACCATTCATACCGCAAACGGCTCCGATCTCACCCTTGTGGGTATCGACCCCGTTGCCATGTTGAATTTTCAACCCAACGTCGCTTTACACAACGAGCCATCTCTGAAGTTGATGCAGCCACCATTTCCAATATTAGTCAGTATGGATCTCGCCAACCATATGAAATGGCAAGACGGGGATTATTTGCGTCTAGATAACGGCAGTGAGCTTGGACCTATCGCCATTGATAAAGACCAGAGGCTAAATGGTACACGTATTGTTGCTGATTTTGCGTTGCTGCGTATGCTTGAGCGAAGCTCAGGGCTGGCTTATATCGCTTGTGGCAATATGCCAAAAGAGAAGCTGGATAAACTGAAATCCATTTTGCCTGCGGGGATGGAACTCAGCCGCAGTTCGCGCCAAGAGCTGGAGTCTCTTACACAAGCCTTTCACATCAACTTGAATGCGATGGGGATGCTCGCGTTTCTTGTTGGTCTATTTATTTTCTACCAAGCCATGTCTTTGTCTTTGGTACAACGTCAACTGATTGTGGGCATTTTGAGGCAAATGGGCGTATCTGGCTGGCAATTAATGCAAGCTCTTATGCTAGAGCTGTTAATTCTTGTTTCGCTTAGCTGGGTATGTGGAAACGTATTTGGCTTGTTCCTTGCCAATCAGTTGATGCCTGCGGTATCTGCCAGCTTAAGCGATTTGTACGATGCGAACGTCGGGCTTGAAGTGCATTGGAGCTTGAGCGCAAGCATTTACAGCTTAGTGTTGGCTTTACTTGGTGCGGTTATCGCCTGTGCGTGGCCTTTAGTTCGGTTACTGCGTGCGCAGCCAATACGCTTATCCACTCGTCTTTCTTTAGTTCGTTTTGCAGGCACAGAGTTTGCTATGCAGGCTTTGATTGCCTGTGCGCTTGCCGTTGCAGGGACAGCTATTTACCAAGCACCGAAAACACAAGAATCTGGTTTTGCCATTATTGCACTCATGTTGCTGGGTGTAGCGCTGTTTACGCCATTTTTGATTTGGAAAGTCTTCAATGGTTTATCTTACTCCCTTCGCTGGGTGAAAGTGCGCTGGTTCTTCGCAGATGCGGCAGCAAGCATGAGCTACCGTGGTGTCGCAACCATGGGCTTTATGCTGGCAATGGCGGCGAACATTGGCATTGAAACAATGGTCGGCAGTTTCAGAGACACAACCGACAAGTGGTTGAGTCAAAGGCTTGCTGCGGATCTGTATATTTATCCCAATAATAGTGCGGCAGGAAGAGTCAACGCTTGGCTGACTGAACAACCAGAGGTGGAAGTGGTGCTTTGGCGTTGGGAAAAAGAGGTGAGCACAGCCAGTGGTGCATTGCAGGTTGTAAGTACCGGAGAGTCTGAACGTGAACTGGATTCCCTAACCGTTAAATTGGGCGTGCCTAATTATTGGTATCACATGCATCACTCTAAGGGGGTGATGGTGAGTGAATCAATGGCACTAAAGCTTGGGATTCGCCCGGGGGATGATATATCTGTACCAGCACTAGGAAGTGGCTGGCAGGTTGTGGGTGTTTATTACGATTACGGAAACCCGTATAACCAGATTATGCTCTCGCACCGCAATTGGTTGTATGCCTATGCTGGAAGCGGAAATGTCGCACTGGGCGCGGTGATTAATGAAGGCGTTAACCCAATAGGTTTGAAACGTCGACTTGAATCCGTATTCCGTATCGATTCAGAGCGTATCTTTGATAACAATCATATTCATCAACAAGCGCTAAGAGTGTTTGATAGGACGTTTTCGATTGCCGATACGCTTGGAAACATTACTTTAGTTATTGCAGTATTTGGTATTTTCTTTGCCACTATCGCGGGGGAAATTTCTCGGCAAAAACATATATCGTTACTTCGCTGCGTAGGTATGTCGGGCAAAGAGCTTATTTTGATGGGTAGTTTGCAACTGTTTGTTTTTGGAGCCATATCGATTCTTATTGCTATTCCGCTAGGGCTTGTTTTAGCTACGTTGGTCGTTGATATCATTATTAAGCAGTCATTCGGGTGGACGTTGGAACTGCAGCTCATTCCTTTTGAATATTTACAAACCATCACTTTGGCGATGATTTCACTCATGCTAGCAGGTGCAATACCTGTCTATAGGATGGTGAGAAATACGCCAATGAAATCACTACGAGATTCGTTGTAA
- a CDS encoding MATE family efflux transporter yields the protein MVSQILYHTRGDFFRRLMAIAMPITLQSIMFSSRSLVDVLMLGQLGEAEIAAVGVAARATFVTTIMLVGVTTGGALLTAQYWGAANKQGVRESTALTWLVAMIFAAITALLFILFPTQIMSLATSSETVIQLGAEYLVITSVTMFAVACVASMSVGLRAMHKPGISTFFSGIGIVSNIFLNWVLIFGHFGFPALGIKGAALATVLSGAIEVFTLFGYLYLKQHLLAFHLQDLRAVIEWQRIVRFLKLSLPTTFNFLAWAGGLFAYHAIMGQSGVQGLAALSVMTPVESISLALLIGMSNAAAVLVGNQIGAKNYEAVYFQAIGVTVLSLVVGIVVSVVLYITQGLVLDAFSALTDETRVLAEKFMLVLCAAIILRSVPMMTIVGVLRAGGDVKFCLYQDLIAQWMIGIPLAAFAAIVLGWKPEWIYLLFLTEEAIKWAGSLYRMNTRKWIRNLIEN from the coding sequence ATGGTTTCTCAAATCTTATATCACACCAGAGGTGATTTTTTTCGCCGTTTGATGGCAATCGCGATGCCCATCACTCTGCAAAGTATCATGTTTTCTAGCCGAAGCCTGGTCGATGTTCTTATGCTTGGGCAATTGGGTGAAGCTGAAATCGCAGCAGTGGGCGTGGCGGCAAGGGCGACATTTGTCACCACGATCATGCTGGTTGGCGTAACAACGGGTGGTGCGCTTTTAACCGCGCAGTATTGGGGAGCGGCGAATAAGCAAGGCGTGCGTGAAAGTACCGCATTGACTTGGCTAGTCGCGATGATTTTTGCGGCGATTACTGCGTTGCTGTTTATCTTGTTCCCAACTCAAATTATGTCTCTCGCCACATCGTCAGAAACGGTCATTCAGCTTGGCGCGGAATATTTGGTCATCACCTCAGTGACTATGTTTGCCGTCGCCTGCGTCGCGAGTATGTCCGTGGGTTTACGAGCCATGCATAAACCCGGCATCAGCACATTTTTTAGTGGGATTGGTATTGTGTCGAATATCTTTCTCAACTGGGTCCTTATTTTCGGTCACTTTGGTTTTCCAGCATTAGGGATTAAAGGCGCTGCGCTTGCGACTGTATTGAGTGGAGCAATCGAAGTCTTTACCTTGTTCGGCTATTTGTATTTGAAACAGCACTTGCTGGCGTTCCACTTACAAGATCTTCGCGCAGTCATTGAGTGGCAACGTATCGTCCGTTTTTTAAAGTTGTCTCTGCCGACCACGTTCAATTTCTTGGCTTGGGCGGGAGGTTTGTTTGCTTATCACGCCATTATGGGACAGTCTGGTGTACAAGGTTTGGCTGCGCTTTCGGTCATGACGCCTGTGGAGTCGATTTCCTTGGCCTTGCTGATTGGGATGTCAAATGCTGCTGCCGTACTGGTCGGAAACCAGATTGGCGCAAAAAACTATGAAGCAGTCTATTTTCAGGCGATTGGTGTCACCGTACTCAGTTTAGTGGTTGGGATCGTGGTTTCTGTCGTTCTCTATATCACACAAGGGCTTGTGCTGGACGCGTTCAGTGCCTTAACTGACGAGACTCGGGTGTTGGCTGAGAAATTCATGCTGGTGTTGTGCGCCGCAATTATTCTCCGTTCGGTGCCAATGATGACGATCGTTGGGGTTCTGCGAGCTGGTGGAGATGTAAAGTTCTGCCTTTATCAAGACCTCATTGCACAGTGGATGATTGGTATTCCTCTGGCTGCGTTTGCCGCTATTGTACTCGGGTGGAAACCGGAATGGATTTATTTGCTATTTTTGACCGAAGAGGCCATTAAGTGGGCAGGCTCTTTGTATCGTATGAATACACGTAAATGGATTAGAAATTTGATCGAAAATTAG
- the nhaA gene encoding Na+/H+ antiporter NhaA — translation MSDIIRDFFKMESAGGILLVIAAAIAMTIANTSLNDVYQSGLHTYVFGMSISHWINDGLMAVFFLLIGLEVKRELLEGALKSKETAVFPAIAAVGGMLAPALIYVMFNIGNAEAIQGWAIPAATDIAFALGIMALLGKRVPVSLKVFLLALAIIDDLGVVVIIALFYTGDLSTTALAIGFAMTAALFMLNSKHVTKLTPYMIVGFILWVAVLKSGVHATLAGVVIGFAIPLKGNSGERSPLKHMEHALHPYVAFGILPLFAFANAGISLEGVSVEGLTSMLPLGIALGLLVGKPLGIFSFSWAAVKLGVAKLPEGINFKHIFAVSVLCGIGFTMSIFISSLAFGPVNAQFDTYARLGILMGSTTAAILGYILLSLSLPAKKAASANESKEVKSSN, via the coding sequence ATGAGTGATATAATTCGCGATTTTTTCAAAATGGAATCTGCTGGTGGCATTTTGCTCGTAATAGCAGCTGCTATCGCGATGACAATTGCTAACACATCATTAAACGATGTTTATCAAAGTGGTTTGCACACTTACGTTTTTGGAATGTCAATTTCACATTGGATCAATGATGGTCTAATGGCTGTCTTCTTTCTATTAATTGGTCTTGAAGTAAAACGAGAGCTTCTAGAAGGCGCGCTAAAATCTAAAGAAACCGCAGTATTTCCAGCGATTGCTGCCGTCGGTGGTATGTTAGCTCCGGCATTGATTTACGTAATGTTTAACATTGGCAACGCAGAGGCGATTCAAGGTTGGGCGATTCCAGCGGCCACTGATATTGCGTTTGCGTTGGGTATCATGGCGCTGCTTGGTAAGCGAGTTCCAGTTAGCCTGAAGGTATTCTTACTTGCTTTAGCAATCATTGATGACTTAGGCGTTGTGGTCATTATTGCGCTTTTCTACACAGGCGACTTGTCAACAACAGCACTGGCGATCGGTTTTGCTATGACGGCCGCATTGTTTATGTTGAACTCTAAGCACGTAACCAAGCTGACCCCTTACATGATTGTTGGCTTTATATTGTGGGTTGCGGTATTGAAGTCGGGAGTACATGCGACACTTGCAGGTGTGGTTATCGGCTTTGCTATCCCACTTAAAGGTAATAGTGGCGAACGCTCTCCATTAAAACATATGGAACATGCCTTACATCCATATGTCGCGTTTGGTATTTTGCCTTTGTTTGCATTCGCCAATGCAGGTATTTCTTTGGAAGGGGTGTCAGTAGAAGGATTAACTTCGATGCTGCCTCTAGGTATCGCGCTTGGTCTTTTGGTTGGTAAGCCTTTGGGTATTTTCTCGTTCAGCTGGGCGGCAGTGAAACTTGGCGTGGCGAAATTACCAGAAGGTATTAACTTCAAGCATATTTTTGCTGTGTCAGTGTTGTGTGGTATCGGCTTTACGATGTCTATATTCATCTCTTCACTGGCGTTTGGTCCGGTCAACGCTCAGTTTGATACGTACGCTCGCTTAGGTATCTTGATGGGCTCAACAACAGCCGCGATATTAGGATATATTTTGCTAAGTTTGTCTTTGCCAGCAAAAAAAGCGGCCTCAGCAAATGAGAGCAAAGAAGTGAAGTCATCCAACTAA
- a CDS encoding SDR family oxidoreductase: MKRVLVLGASGYVGSQLLFQLCEKGYQVTAAARQIDYLNARVMPHPNLKITYLDLGDEQATSDLIPHFDLIYFLVHGMAHGHDFLDYEISLAENFSNALKGSSVKHVIFLSALQPQTGNSEHLMARKMTGEILQRSGVPVTELRAGVIIGAGSAAFEIMRDFVYNMPILIAPKWVDSKANPIALENLNHYLLALASETPTENTLYEVGGPDTLSYREQFKVISKVTKKPITLWSTPLLTPKLASYWLGVVTSVPSSIGAALLSGLEHDYIANSAAIRKKYPQPLISFEEMVSASIAAEGTFVRSEVWGFDPAALKRWQPGYGYYPKQTGARILTDCTAEQLWQIVKKIGSPQEGYFFANILWRTREWLDIFFGGGKPIRRSPAGPELKVGDNIDSWKVIRCEDHRFISLLFGMKGPGLGRLEFTIDDLGEKRRLNVTAWWHPQGLRGLLYWFAMMPAHLFIFKGMVKSIVRKAKELP, encoded by the coding sequence ATGAAAAGAGTGCTGGTTTTGGGGGCTTCTGGCTACGTAGGTTCTCAGCTACTGTTCCAACTTTGCGAAAAAGGCTACCAAGTTACCGCTGCAGCACGACAGATTGATTATCTTAATGCTCGAGTGATGCCTCATCCGAATCTCAAAATCACTTATTTAGACCTTGGGGATGAACAAGCAACATCAGACCTTATACCACATTTTGATCTGATTTATTTCCTTGTTCACGGCATGGCGCACGGGCATGACTTTCTCGACTATGAGATATCACTGGCAGAGAACTTTAGTAATGCACTCAAAGGAAGCTCGGTCAAACATGTCATTTTTCTTAGTGCGCTCCAACCACAAACCGGAAACTCTGAACACTTGATGGCCCGTAAAATGACAGGGGAAATTCTACAACGCTCAGGTGTACCTGTGACGGAACTCAGAGCCGGCGTCATCATAGGTGCAGGGTCTGCCGCATTCGAGATCATGCGCGATTTCGTCTACAACATGCCAATTTTAATCGCGCCCAAATGGGTAGATTCAAAAGCCAACCCCATCGCGCTGGAGAACTTGAACCATTACCTTCTAGCCTTAGCAAGCGAAACGCCGACAGAAAACACGCTCTATGAAGTCGGTGGGCCAGATACCCTAAGCTATCGTGAGCAATTCAAAGTGATCAGTAAGGTGACGAAAAAGCCCATTACTTTATGGTCCACGCCCCTACTTACCCCTAAACTCGCTTCCTATTGGCTTGGCGTTGTTACGTCTGTTCCATCCAGTATCGGCGCAGCTTTACTCTCTGGACTCGAACACGATTACATCGCGAACTCAGCGGCAATAAGGAAAAAATATCCCCAACCACTCATCTCGTTTGAGGAAATGGTGTCTGCCAGTATCGCTGCGGAAGGGACGTTCGTCAGAAGTGAAGTCTGGGGGTTCGACCCCGCTGCTTTAAAACGTTGGCAACCAGGATATGGCTATTATCCCAAACAAACCGGTGCGCGCATTTTGACCGACTGCACGGCTGAACAGCTTTGGCAAATCGTTAAGAAGATCGGTAGCCCACAGGAGGGGTATTTCTTTGCCAATATTCTTTGGCGAACGAGAGAGTGGCTCGATATATTTTTTGGCGGAGGTAAGCCAATACGCCGTTCACCTGCGGGGCCGGAACTTAAAGTGGGCGACAATATTGACTCTTGGAAAGTGATTCGATGTGAGGACCACCGTTTTATCTCACTGCTGTTTGGAATGAAAGGCCCTGGACTTGGCCGATTAGAGTTTACTATCGATGATCTTGGTGAAAAACGAAGGCTAAACGTGACAGCATGGTGGCATCCACAAGGGCTACGCGGCCTACTCTATTGGTTTGCGATGATGCCTGCACACCTATTCATTTTCAAAGGCATGGTTAAATCGATCGTGAGAAAAGCAAAAGAGCTTCCGTAG